The window ttctattgaaaagTGCTATCGTAGGCACTCTTTTATACTGGATGTACACCGATGGTAACTTGCCATTTTTCCCAGACATCGACAAAGTAAATATAACGTAGCTTCCATTGCCATTGCCTTGTTCATATTGTTATACTATTCATACGAATACATTTCTTTAGATCAATATACCGCCCCTTGAGAATACGAGGTACTCATtgattcaaaaatataatcgtgCAGTTTTTAAGATCAtgaatattcttgttaatttACCGCAAAAAGTTTGTGAAAAGCTTTCGAGTATTGTATTTAAGCATGAAAAGACAAATGAAAAAACTACCGAGGATGATAATACCAATGAACGTGGATAATATAGAGAAGTACTcgtatatttaacattttaattggCTTATGAAAATCTAATCACTATGAAGATTTAAtccttattttatctttttcttgtaGATCTTAAAAGAACGATCGATGATAGAAtgattaaata is drawn from Vespa crabro chromosome 10, iyVesCrab1.2, whole genome shotgun sequence and contains these coding sequences:
- the LOC124427555 gene encoding uncharacterized protein LOC124427555 — translated: MKKGTKCIARAINLSVPSKPKEVQKLVSADIAEPCPNLSQGSSSYWTPKPVHVKICTRRDMERICPPKICVCPLKPARRTSAQIFFIIVIFLLKSAIVGTLLYWMYTDGNLPFFPDIDKINIPPLENTRYSLIQKYNRAVFKIMNILVNLPQKVCEKLSSIVFKHEKTNEKTTEDDNTNERG